Proteins from one Rosa chinensis cultivar Old Blush chromosome 7, RchiOBHm-V2, whole genome shotgun sequence genomic window:
- the LOC112175505 gene encoding DPH4 homolog: MSPDRKLEHVAVRWQAELPTMVLSNNFIRETHYDILSVKEDASYEDIRTSYRSAILNSHPDKLQPTSESGDRFLKVQKAWEILSDSRSRALYDNMLIASRYDTFVADDISLEDVMAEDAGDVIQLFYQCRCGDYYFVDSSELEKMGYALLRDGSKLCFEAQNALPASLVLPCGSCSLKVRILIKPDDFVSIDHHH; the protein is encoded by the exons ATGTCTCCAGATCGGAAACTCGAGCATGTCGCCGTGAGATGG CAAGCAGAGCTCCCCACCATGGTGCTTAGCAATAACTTCATTCGCGAAACTCACTACGACATACTATCTGTGAAGGAAGATGCAAGCTATGAAGATATCCGAACAAGCTACAGATCTGCCATCCTTAATAGTCATCCTGATAAACTACAACCTACATCCGAGTCAGGAGATAGATTCTTGAAGGTGCAAAAGGCTTGGGAAATCCTCAGTGATTCGAGGTCTCGTGCACTTTATGACAACATGCTAATAGCTTCTAGATATGACACTTTTGTAGCCGATGATATCAGCTTAGAAGACGTGATGGCTGAAGATGCAGGAGACGTCATTCAACTCTTTTACCAGTGTCGATGTGGTGATTACTACTTCGTTGATTCTTCGGAGTTGGAGAAAATGGGGTATGCTTTGTTAAGAGATGGTAGCAAGCTATGTTTTGAGGCACAAAATGCTTTGCCAGCATCACTGGTCCTTCCTTGCGGGTCTTGTTCTTTGAAAGTTCGTATATTGATCAAGCCAGACGATTTTGTTTCTATTGATCATCATCACTGA